A region of the Silene latifolia isolate original U9 population chromosome 9, ASM4854445v1, whole genome shotgun sequence genome:
TTTTTGTGGAGTACTAGGACCAATGAGGGTGAGCTTTTATGAACATTATGGCTCTTTATTACCGTATTCCCTTCTTCTACCTTTTGAGTTCTAAATTGGGTGATAAGTACTCGAACAAATATTCTTATCAGTTAAGTCATAGTTTTAGATGTGCTTTAGTGTCTATTGTCTAAGTTTCTAGTAAGAGTAATCTTAATCTTCCTCGACCATTCTTATGGTTTTGCCTGATGAATTTTTTTAATGCTCGTGTTCCGTAGCATTTTCCATGACATGACAATCTCCCTCTTACTTTTAATTGACCAGGCTTATGCCACTGAAGTTAGTCGTAGGGAGCATCAAGCTCTGGGAGTTGCAATGGTATGCGTACAACCTTTCTCTGAGCAAAGCTATTCCGTATGAGAGCTAATAAGCATTTTTATTCATTTTAGTTGAGCTCAGCTTGGGGCATTGGTTTGGTCATAGGCCCAGCACTTGGTGGTTATCTTGCACAGGTGTGCTTTCATCTTCTGTTTTCATAGAGAACTTCTTATGAAAATCTTTTGAAGGGAATGAGTTTTCGACACTTAATGGTATTGGTACCATACATACATAgaatattatattaatataatGTGATCCTGACGTTATACTAAACTAACCGTGTTGGCGCTCTATCACTTCCCATTTTTTGAACTAGTATTTTGACTCTTCAACTGACATCTCCACAGCCTGCAGAAAAGTTTCCACACATATTTTCACAGGAATCAATTTTTGGGAGGTAATTACAGGACTAGTATTTTGTACTCTTCTGTTGTTCCATGTAGTGATTACTTCACGTTTCCTTGCTTCAAGCCTGCAATGTACCATGAATCCTCTATTGATCTTTCATTCGAATGGTTAAATGCAGGTTTCCCTACTTCTTAGTATCTTTGGTGATATCAATCTTTGCACTCATTGTGTTTATTATATGCTTTTGGCTCCCGGTAGGTTCCCTGTCATTCACTATTTGTCGCTTGTGCTGTTGATCTGCTGACTGATAAAATGTCGATGCAGGAAACTTTGCACTCACACGATTTAGAAGATGCTGATTTTATTGCATCGGATGACCTTGAAAAATCACAAAGTACTGAAGGACGGGCATCAAATACGTGGCTCAGCCTTCTGAGAAACTGGCCTTTGATGTCAGTTGTCATATTATACTGTGTCTTCCAGCTGCATGATATGGCATACATTGAGGTGTGACATGGAGTGTCCAACTCGTTAACCTATTCTTGTACGACCATTATAGAAAAAATATGTGCCCTTACAATAAAGTAACGCCACAAAATATAGTGTGATATTTGCATCGCTTATGAAGTagttgtcctttttttttttttttttgagccaAGGGGTAATTCTGATCCTGACAGTTTCGAACTCACGTATTAAATAAGATGCTTGGTTATGCTATCTGACATATACAACTATTAGGTATTTAGatgtattttttttcaaattccctGACTGACAGTTTTATCCTGTGTTACTTGAACATGTCAGTTCTTTTATGATTCAGAATGAAAATTGAATGTGGATTGTGGATATTTTCTTTCTATCAGATATTCTCATTGTGGGCTGTCAGTCCCAAGTCTTTTGGAGGATTGAGTTTGGCAACAGAAGATGTTGGTCAAGCTCTTGCAGTAGCAGGTATTCATATCATTTGTTTTATGTCAATCGTTCAGTCAATTTTGAAGTCGAGAACTCGAGAAACCTGTAGACTTATCTGGCTATAAACCTCATATTGTACCTACAAGGGCTACAACCACACTCAAATACTTTTCTATATCTTTAAATTAATAGCTTAATCAGCTACTAAGCATATATGGCTATATGCGGAAGAAACGCAAACTTTCGAGGGTTGTACATCTAGTAACACCAACCTATTAACCATTTAACTGAAGAAGGAATACACACGTATATGGGCTCAGATATTTCATGCAAGACACGCTGCTAAAGAAACGAGGGACCAGAAGGAGAGTTTACCTTGAGCATTTTACCTTCAACATTTTATCAAAATGGTGGACAAGTGTGGAATGTGGAATGTGGATACTCATTCTTGAGTGTCTTTATCGATAATGAACATGCTCTAAATTATTGAGACAATCTTGTTAGAATAAACCCCTTTGTAAGACAATTCACAATGTATCAATCATCTGATGATCTGCTTTGGAAATAGCTTTCTTCTGAAGCATTCTTTACTCAATGACTGTAGGTGTTGGCCTGTTACTCTGTCAACTGCTTCTGTACCCCGTCTTGGAGAGGGCTTTCGGCCCAATCACAGTTTCGCGTACTGGAGCGGTATGTCTTGACTCTTTGTTATCGATAATTCGGGGAAGACTCTTTGGTATCGATAATTTGGGGAAGATGGGATAGCAGTCTGTGATGTCGTCGTACTGATTACTGAATTCTTTAATGTGAAGGTTCTTAGCATCGCTTTGCTGTCATGTTATCCTTTCATTGCTAAATTATCTGGCAGAAGTCAGACACTTGTGATTGATCTTGTTTCTGCTCTCAAAAATGTGCTTTCGGTATGTATTTTCATTTGTCAATGATATTAATCACTTTTCCATTGATTTGTCCGTTTATATGTTAATAAAAAGTGTAGTTTTTTTGGTCATATATTACCTAAAACTTGTCAAATATTGAGTGATATTGGTCAATTTTCCCAACACTACCTACAAAGTTAAGTTTTTGGGATTGTTTAAATTTCATTTGAATTCAAAATCTGTATTTTTTGGCAACAGATATCAATCACAACGGGGCTTTTTCTCCTACAAAATAGAGCTGTGGTAAGTATTCTTTCTATATGGTTAGTTTTCTTATCAGTGAGCTACCTGGAATAATTTACTTTGAATTCTTATATCAGAGTCAACGACAAAGGGGAGCGGCCAATGGACTTTCTCTGTGTATGATGTCTCTATGCAAAGCTGCTGGCCCTGCTGCAGCTGGCTCCCTGTAAGTGCATTCCTTGCTCCCTAGACTACTCTCTCCAAAGTCTCCATCCCAAAGAGATCAGTGACTTTTGATTTAAGTTGATGTATAACAAAAGTAGCATCCCAAGTGCCTCGAAAAATCCCTCGCTAATGGTTGGATGAGGGAGAGGTGGTCACTGGTCAGCTGTTAGCAACTTTACCCAACTTACTGTAAAGAATAGGATGAAAGTAATATTTGCATTGAATAATTCGTATGAGTACAATAGGTCCCATATATACAATTAGAAGAACTTGACGATCAAGGTAACAATCCTAGTATTACTATAATTACAAAGATACGGtgaatataaaataattacaaaagaTTACGAAGGATCTTTAACAGCCTCCCGCAAGATGGACGAGCTAAAAGCGAGACCAAGCTTGGATAACAGAAACCGATGTCGATAGCGTAGTAAAGGCTTAGTGAGAATGTGAGCTAGTTGATCATCACATGAGATATGTTGCACTCGAAGAGTGCCTTTTTGAACTTGCTCACGAACAAAGTGAAAGGCTAACGCTACGTGTTTCATTCGTGAGTGAAAAACCGGGTTAGCCGCATAGTGAGTGGCACTTAGATTATCACAATAAATGACGGGAGTACCGGATGGAAGCACACGAAGCTCAGAGAGAAGGGACTTAACCCATGTGAGTTCGGAGGTGGTATCAGCCACTACTCGAAATTCCGCTTCAGTTGAAGATAAGGCAAGAGCTCGTTGCTTTCTAAAAGACCAAGAGATCGCATTCCGACCCAAATAGGTAACGTAATCAgaagtggaagtgtaaatgtctttGTCACCTCCCCAGTCGGCATCATAAAACGCATGAAGACAATGAGGAGATGCACGATATAGCTGCAAACCAACGTTGCAAGT
Encoded here:
- the LOC141599926 gene encoding putative peptide/nitrate transporter At3g43790 isoform X1 encodes the protein MAENKQALLLKQQVKYDENCPGCKVDRRKAENPNIPWLHFFFIWIITLCSCLPISSIFPFLYYMVRDFHIAEHEEDVSFYAGFEGSAFMVGRFLTALLWGMVADCYGRKTVMILSTMAVVIFNTLFGLSTSYWMALTMRFLLGAFCGVLGPMRAYATEVSRREHQALGVAMLSSAWGIGLVIGPALGGYLAQPAEKFPHIFSQESIFGRFPYFLVSLVISIFALIVFIICFWLPETLHSHDLEDADFIASDDLEKSQSTEGRASNTWLSLLRNWPLMSVVILYCVFQLHDMAYIEIFSLWAVSPKSFGGLSLATEDVGQALAVAGVGLLLCQLLLYPVLERAFGPITVSRTGAVLSIALLSCYPFIAKLSGRSQTLVIDLVSALKNVLSISITTGLFLLQNRAVSQRQRGAANGLSLCMMSLCKAAGPAAAGSLLSWAQSRQNASFLPGSHMVFFILNVIELIGFLMTFKPFLAEPAQEFC
- the LOC141599926 gene encoding protein ZINC INDUCED FACILITATOR-LIKE 1-like isoform X2, which translates into the protein MVRDFHIAEHEEDVSFYAGFEGSAFMVGRFLTALLWGMVADCYGRKTVMILSTMAVVIFNTLFGLSTSYWMALTMRFLLGAFCGVLGPMRAYATEVSRREHQALGVAMLSSAWGIGLVIGPALGGYLAQPAEKFPHIFSQESIFGRFPYFLVSLVISIFALIVFIICFWLPETLHSHDLEDADFIASDDLEKSQSTEGRASNTWLSLLRNWPLMSVVILYCVFQLHDMAYIEIFSLWAVSPKSFGGLSLATEDVGQALAVAGVGLLLCQLLLYPVLERAFGPITVSRTGAVLSIALLSCYPFIAKLSGRSQTLVIDLVSALKNVLSISITTGLFLLQNRAVSQRQRGAANGLSLCMMSLCKAAGPAAAGSLLSWAQSRQNASFLPGSHMVFFILNVIELIGFLMTFKPFLAEPAQEFC